TCCCCGGCGGCCTCACCCCAGGAGATCCTGGTGGTCCGTTCGGTCCGGCTGCCCCGGCTGCTGGCCTCCCTGGGTGCGGGGGCGTCCCTGGCGGTGTCGGGGGCGGTCCTCCAGGGCGTGCTCGGGAATCCCCTGGCGGAGCCCTACACCCTGGGCATCGCCGCCGGAGCCGCCTTCGGCGCGTCACTGGCCATTTCTCTGGGGGGGATCTGGGTCTCCGGGGCCGCCTTTGCAGGGGCCCTTGCCGCCCTGGGTCTGGCCCTGCTGCTCTCCCGGCTTTCCGGGCGGGGATCCCAGCTTTCCATGGTCCTGTCGGGCATCGTGGTGAGCTCCGTCCTCTCCGCGGGGGTGACCCTCTTCAAGGCCCTGGCGGACGAAAGGGTGTCGGCCATCGTGCTGTGGCTCATGGGGAGCTTCTCCGGTGCGTCCATGAAGGAGGCCCGGGCGGTGTGCGCCGGGGCGGCACTGCTCTTCGGCGCCGCCCTGTGGTGGGGAAGGGACCTGGACGCCATCTCCCTCGGCGAGAGCCGGGCTGTGTTCCTCGGGGTGGAGGAAGGGAAGATCAAGACGGTGCTGCTGGTGCTGGCCTCCCTGGCGACCGCCCTCACCGCGGCCTCCTTCGGCATTATCGGCTTCGTGGGCCTGGTGGGGCCCCACCTCGTGCGGCAGGTCCTGGGACCGTCCCACCGCCCCCTGCTCGCCGCGTCCTTCCTGGGCGGGGCGGTGCTTCTGGCCGGGGCCGACGGCCTGGCGAGGTCCCTGGGGGAGCTGCCCGTGGGCGTGATCACGGCCCTTGCCGGAGGACCGGTCTTCTGCTGGATTCTTGTGAGAGAAAGGGGAAAAGGAGCATGACGGGTGTATCGGTGCGGGATCTTTCGGCAGGGTACGGCGGAAGAACCGTCCTCCGGGAAATCTCCGGGGATTTCCCCCGGGGTGCCCTGACCTTCCTCCTCGGCCCCAACGGCAGCGGAAAAAGCACCCTGCTCCGGGCCCTCGGGGGCGCTCTTTCACACGGCGGAACCGTAACCCTCTGCGGACGGGACGGGGCGTCCCTCTCCTCCCGGGAGCGGGGCCGCCTGGTGGGCGTGGTGACCCAGTCTCCCTCGCTGAACTTTCCCTTCACCGTGGAGGAGGTCATCTCCATGGGGAGGCTGCCCCACAGGAAGATCTTCGGGAGTTCCGACGTCCGGGGCAGGGAGGCGGTGCGGAGGGCGGCGGAGGCCATGGAGCTTGTGGACCTGCTGGACCGGCCCCTGACCACCCTGTCCGGAGGCGAACGCCAGAGGGCCATGATCGCCCAGGCCATCGCCCAGGAGCCCGAGATATTCCTCCTCGACGAGCCCTCCTCCGCCCTGGACCCGAAGCACACGCTGGGCCTCTTCCGGTTTCTCCGGCGCGCCGCGGCGGAGGGAAAGACCGTGGCGGCGGCGGTGCACGACATCAACCTCGCGGCGGAGTTCGGCGACTGCGTCTGGATATTGGGGGAGAACGGCCTCGCGGCGTCCGGGAGGGTAAAGGACGTCCTCACCGGGGAGGTGCTTTCCTCGGTGTACGGCGTCTCTTTCGCGCCCCTCTGGCGGGGGGCCGGAGAAGGGGAGCGGGTGCTGTGGCGGGCCGTCTGACCCTTCCGGCCGTTTTTCTCCTTCTGCTCGCGGCCTGTCTGCCCGTCTCCGGGGAGATCCGGATTTCCGACGACAGCGGCAGGACCGTGGTCCTGGAACACGCAGCCCGGAGGGTGGTCTCCCTCTACGCCGGGCACAGCGAGAATCTCCTGGCCCTCGGCGCGGGGAATGCCATCGCCGGAGTGTCGGCGGCCGATGATCCGGCCCTTTTCCCGGGGGTACCGGTGCTCCCCATGCGGGCTGACGGGGAGCGCATCCTCGCCCTACGCCCGGACCTGGTGCTGCTGAGGCCCCAGGGAGAGGCGGCGGCGGAAGGGGTGATCCGGCTCCTGGAGCGGGGGGGCGTGCCGGTGGCCTCCCTTTCCCCTCCCACCTGGGAGACCATGGAGGCCTACCTCGTCCGCCTGGGAGCCCTCGTCGGCGCGGCAGACCCGGCACGGCCATGGCGGGAGGCGGTGTCCGCCCTGGAGCGCACCGTCCCTGCGGGGAAGCGACCCCGGGTATTCCTGGAGAGCTCCTCCCGGGGGCTTATGACCTGTTCTCCCTCATCATGGGCCGCCCGGGTGATCGCCCTGGCGGGGGGGGAGAACGCCGCGTCGGACGCGGTGCCCCTCCGTTCCGGGAGCCCCCTTGCCCCGTGGGGAGAGGAGCGGCTGCTTGCCCTCGCCGGGGAGGGGATCGACGTCTATCTCGTCCAGGTGGGGGCCATGAACCCGGTGATGGAACGGGATATTCTGGAGCGGCCGTGGATTTCCGGCCTCGGGAACGCCAGGATCGTGCTGGTGCCTGAAGAGCTTGTGAGCCGACCGTCCCTCCTCCGGCTGGAGGACGGGGTGGAATGGCTGCGGAACGTGCTGTACCCTGAAGGAGGAAAAAGGCCATGAAATTCTGGGGAGTGGGCCTCGGCCCCGGCGATCCCGAACTTGTTACGCTGAAAGCGCTGCGCATCCTCCGGGAGGCCGGGGCGGTGTTCGTCCCCCTGTCGGGAAAAGGGCGGGAGAGTGTCGCCGGCGCCATCCTGGGCGCACACCTGGGCCGGGAGACCATCCCCCTCCATTTTCCCATGGTGCGGGACGATGCCCGAAGGGACGCCCTGCTCCGGGAGGAGCTGCGGAGGACCCGTCCCCTCTGGGAAGGAGCGGCCTCCCTTGCCCTGCCGGTGATAGGGGACTCCGCCCTGTACGCGACAGTCGCCTATCTCTACGACCTCCTGAAGGAGGAGATTCCGGAACTAGCCCTGGGGCTCGTTCCGGGCATTTCGGCCCATTCGCTGGCCTCGTCCCGGGCGGGGCGGTTTCTCGCCCTCGGGGACGAGAGCCTGTCGGTGATTCCCGGCACGGCTCCGGCGGAACGGGTGCGGGCCATGCTCGCCGCATCGGACGGGGCGGCCATCTACAAGCCGTCGGCCCTCGGCGGTGAGCTCCGGTCGGTGGTTGAGTCCACGGGCCCGTGGAAAACCATCCTGCGGGTGGACAGGGCGGGCATGGAGGACGAACGGATTTTTGAGGGCGATTCGGCTCTCGACCCCTCGGGTGAATACCTGAGCGTGGTGGAGCTGCTCCGCCGGAGATGACCGGCGGGAGAGCGGGGAAGGAGGGGAAGGGATCATGGAAGGCGCCGACTGGAGCGGGCTGCTGAAGGGGATGGGGCTGCTGGCCCTGTCCGTTTCGGGCGGCCTCGCCCTGGGAAAGGCCATCATCGCCCTGTCCCTCCCCGAACGGCTTCTGGGTTCCCTGCTGCCCCGGCTGCGCCGTCTCCGGATCCCGGCCCAGGCCCTCTTTGCCCTCGGCGTGAGCCTGGGGTCCTCCCGGGCGGGGTCGGCTCTCGTGGCGGAAGCCTACGGCCAGGGGATCCTCTCGGAGCGGGAGGCCCTGTTCGGCACCCTCCTCCAGTCCTTTCCCGGCTATCTGAAGCGCTGGCTCGTCTCCTTTCCCGTGGCGGCGGCCCTCGCCGGGACGGCGGGGGCCATCTACTCCGTGGCCGTGCTGGCCCGGAGCTTCTGCCGTTTTCTGCTCTTCCTGTTCCTGCTCCGGGGGCGGGGGGCCACAGAGAATGAGGAAACCGTCCGCGGAACGGAAGGCCGCAGGGGCCGGGAATTTTCCTTCCTCGGAACCCTGGCGAGAACCCTGCCGGCCGCGTGGGCCTTCTACGCCCTGGCGTACCTGGCCACCCCGGCCCTGCAGGAGTTCATCGAGGCCAGGGGTGCGTCCTTCCCGCTGCTTTCGGCGGCGGGGTGGACCGTGGCTGCGGCATCCTTCGCCCATGTCAACGCGGCCCTCGGCGTGGCGGGGGGCGCTCTGGCGTCGGGGAGCCTCACCACCGCCCAGGCGGTGCTGGCGCTGCTCACGGGAAACATGCTCGCGGTGCTCTCCAGGGTGCTGCGGCAGGACATCGCCTTCTGGATCGGCATTTTCCCGGGGCGGATGGTCCGGTCCCTGTTCGTGTGGAACCTCGTTACCCTGGTGGCGACCATGGCGGCGACGGTGTGCCTGGCGGCAATCCCCGTCCTGTGGGGATGGTAAAAATCCGGGCATTGTTTTTCATTTGGCAGCGGGGAGCGTTGCCATTGCTCGCTTGGGCCGTCGGCGCACATTGTCATCCGTGACAACTGCGCCTAAAACCGACATCCCTGTCGGTTTTCCGGCCCGGGCGCTGCGCCTGGCAACACTCCCTCTGCCGTAAAATATACATGATGTTGGCAGAGAAAGAGAGGTTGATTGCTATGGCGACGAGTGCGGAGTGGTTCACCCGGGCGAAGGAATCCCTCGCCGGGGGAGTGAACAGCCCGGTCCGATGCTGGCGGGGCGTGGGCGGAGATCCCCTGTTCTTTTTCCGGGGGGAGGGCCCCTACCTCTACAGCGTGGAGGGGAAGCGCTACACCGACTACGTGGGGAGCTGGGGCCCCCTCATCCTCGGCCACGGCCACCCCGAGGTGGTGGAGGCCGTCTGCCGCGCGGCGTCAGACTCCACCTCCTTCGGGGCGTGCTGTCCCGCCGAGGTGGAGCTTGCCGAGGAAGTGAAGGGGGTCTTCCCCTCCATGGAGCTGCTCCGGTTCGTCTCGTCGGGGACGGAGGCGGTGATGACGGCCCTTCGGGTTGCCCGGGGGTTTACGGGGCGGGATCTCGTGGTGAAGTTCGAGGGCTGCTACCACGGCCACTCGGACAGCATGCTGGTGAACGCAGGAAGCGGAGCCCTGACCCTCGGGAATCCCGACAGCGGCGGCGTCCCTGCTTCCGTGGCGTCCGCCACTGTGGTGGTGCCCTTCAACGACGGGGAAAAAGTTGCTGAAGCCTTCCGGCTGTTCAGCGGCCGCATCGCCGCAGTGATCGTTGAGCCCTGGGCTGGAAACATGGGCCTGGTGCCTCCCTGCGAAGGCTTTCTTCCCTTCCTGCGGGAAATTACGGAGAAGCACGGCGCCCTGCTGGTCTTCGACGAGGTGATCACAGGATTCCGGGTTTCCGAGGGGGGCGCCCAGCAGAGAGCCGGCATAGTCCCCGACCTCACCTGCCTGGGGAAGATCATCGGCGGGGGCCTTCCCGTGGGGGCCGTGGGCGGCCGCCGGGAGGTCATGGAGGTGCTCGCCCCCCTCGGGCCGGTGTACCAGGCGGGAACCCTCTCGGGAAATCCCCTGGCCATGGCGTCGGGGCTGGCGACCCTCGGGGCGCTGAAGCGGGAAGGGGTCTACGAACGGCTGGAAGAAACGGCCGTCCAGCTCGCCGACGGGCTGAAGGACGCCGCCTCCCATGCCGGGGTCCCCCTTTCGGTCTCCCGGTTCGGCTCGGTACTGGGGCTGTTCTTCGCTCCCCGGCTTCCCCGGAACCTCGGGGAAGTGAAGGGGACGGACGGGGCGAAATATCCCCCCTTCTTCCACGGCATGGAGGAGAGGGGCCAGTACTTCGCGCCGTCGCCCTTCGAGGCAGCCTTCGTCTCCCTGGCCCACGGCCGGGAGGTGGTGGAGGAGACTCTCGCAGCAGCCCGGGAGGTCTTTACCTCCCTGTGACCATGCGGGCCACTTCCACGGCGGCGTAGGTGATCAGGATGTCCGCTCCCGCCCTCCGGAGGGCGAGGTGGGCCTCCAGGAGGCCCCTTGGGCCGTCCAGGGAACCGGCGGCAGCCGCATGGCGGAGCATCATGTACTCGCCGCTCACCAGGTAGCAGGCCAGGGGCAGCAGGGTGGATTCCCGGAGCCGGGAGAGAATGTCAAGATAGAGGAGGGAGGGCTTCACCATGAGGATGTCGGCCCCTTCCTCCTCGTCGAGAAGGGACTCCCGGAGGGCCTCCTTCCAGTTGGTGGAGGCCATCTGGTAGGACCGCCGGTCCCCGAAGGAGGGGGCGCTGCCCGCCGCGTCCCGGAAAGGACCGTAGAAGGCCGACGAGAACTTGGAGCTGTAGCTCATCACCGGCAGGGAGGAGAACCCCCCGTTGTCCAGGGCCCTCCGGAGGGCGGCCACCTGGCCGTCCATCATGGCGGAGGGGGCCACCATGTCCGCCCCCGCCCGGGCGTGGCTGAGGGCGATGCGGCCGAGCTCGAGGACCGTGGGGTCGTTGTCCACGGCGCCGTCCTCCTTCAGGAGGCCGCAGTGGCCGTGGTCGGTGTACTCGCACATGCAGACGTCTGTGGTGAGGTGGATCTCCCGTCCGTACCGCTCCTTCAGCCGTCTGAGGCCCTGCTGCACCGGCTGGTCCTCCGCCCAGGCGGACGTTCCCCGGGCATCCTTCCGGGAGGGGAGCCCGAAGAGCAGGAAGGACCGTATCCCCGCCTCCAGGGCGGCGTCCACGGCCTCGTGGAGGCGGTCGGGGGAGATGTGGTCCACCCCGTGCAGGGAGGAAACAGGGGTTCGCACTCCTGTGCCCGGGACCGTGAAGAGGGGAAGGATCATCTGCCTCGGCTCGAGGGAGACCTCCCGCACCATTTCCGCCAGGACGGGGTGCTCCCGCAGGCGGCGCATTCTGTTCGTTGTTCCGTTCACCATTCCGTTCATTCTTTTTCCTCCGTCGGTTTCCTTTTTTTGAGATCGGCCAGCAGCGCGGCGAGGGATTCCAGGGTCGGTTCGGCCATCACGAGGGCCTTCAGGCCCAGGAGGCCTTCCGCGGCCGCGGCGCAGGGCGTTCCCCATCCCACGGGAACCGCACCCTCCGGCATGGACAGGCCCGATGTGTTCCAGGCCCGGACCAGGGCAGCGCTGCCGAAGACCACCGCGTCCAGCCCAGTCTCCTCCCACAGGGATTCGTAGCTGTCCCATCCGGGGGGGCGGCCGGGGACCATTCGGTAAGCGGGGATGTTCACAACCGCCGCTCCCCGGGCGCGTACGGCGTCTTCCGGCAGGGGGGATCCTGCCTCGTTCCGGAAGAAGACCACCCGTTCCCCGGGCTGAACCCGTCCGGCGAGCAGGGACGCCAGGGCCTCCGACGTGGAGGGCCGGGCTTCACCGTCCGCCCGAAGGCCCGTGCGGGCGAGGGCTGCCGTGGTTCCCGGGCCGATGGAGGCGATCTTCCCCCGGAGGGTCCGCAGGTCGGTCCTTCCGGAGAGGAGGGCGGCGCCCCGGGGGCTCGTGAGCACGATCCAGTCCGCTCCTGCGAGGAGGTCCTCTTCACCGGGGAAAGGCAGTTCTTCCTCCGCGAGGAGGGGAAGGCTGAAGCCGTCGGCTCCCAGGCTTTCCAGGAACCGGGCGGTGTCCCAGCTTTCGGGGGCGGGGCGGACCACGGCGACCTTCAGTTCCGCCAGGGGCCCCCGGTCGGGAGAGAGGGCAAGCCCCGCCGTTCCGCCGGCCGTCACCACGGCGGGACCCCGCAGGGCCGAAGGGCTGCACGACAGGGGAAAACGCACCGTGGAGGCGCATCCCCATCCGCCCCGGGTGACCGCCGCGCAGGGTGTCTCCGGGGCCATGCCGTTCGCCTCCAGGAACCGGGCGAGGTTCCCCCATGACGAGGCCCCCATGTAGACCGCCAGGGTGCCTCCTCCTTCGGCGACGGCCTTCCAGAGGTTTTCCCGGGGAGCACCGTTCTGCTCCGAATGTCCCGTGGCCAGGGTGAGGGAGTCGGCGAGGCCCCGGTGGGTGGGGGGGATGCCCGCTCTTCCCAGCCCTCCGATGGCGGCGGTGATCCCCGGGGTGTAGGTCCAGGGAATGCCCTCTTTTTCCAGGGCGAGGGCCTCTTCGCCCCCCCGGCCGAAGACGAAGGGGTCACCACCCTTCAGCCGGACCACCGTTTCCTTCGCCTTTCCAAGTTCTGTGAGGAGGGCGTTGATCTCGGGCTGTTTCAGGCTCGCCCGGCCCTTCCGCTTGCCGGCGGCGTGGAATTCGCACGTCCGGGGGGCGAGCTGGAGCAGGTCCGGGTGGATGAGGCTGTCGTAGACCACCGCATCGGCCCGCCGGAGAAGGTCGAGTGCCTCGAGGGTGATCCATCGGGGGCCGGCGCATCCCGCCCCTACGAGGTGGACGGTCATGGCCGTCCCTCCGCCTGCGCGAGGCTCTCGGCGAAGAGCCGCACCGCTGGGGGCGTTTCCCGGAACCGTTCGCCCAGGGCCGCCCCCGCCCTGACGGCATCTTCCTCCGAGGTTACGGGGCAGGAACAGGAGAGGCGGACGCTCTCCCGGCCGAGGGGGTCGAGGATCTCCGCCTTGAGGACGAGAATCCGGCCCTCCATGCGGGCAAGGGCGGCAAAGGGGACATGACACCCTACCCCGAGGGTCTTCAGCAGGGACCGCTCCGCGACTGAGCAGAGGAAGGTCTCCCGGTGGGCGACCGAGCGGCCCAGGGAGAAGAGGGGCGAGTTCAGGGGGGCCTCCAGGGCGATGATCCCCTGGCAGGGAGCGGGAAGGAAGGGAAGGCTTTCCGCCCCTGGGGGGCGGATTCCCATACGCTCCAGCCCGGCGGCGGCGAGGACGAGGGCGTCGTACAGGCCGTCCTCCAGCTTTTTCAGGCGGGTGGAGAGGTTCCCCCGGATCTCCCGGACGGCCAGACCGGGCCGCACCCTGAGGAGCTGGGCTTTCCTGCGGGGGCTCGACGTGCCCACCACGGCCCCTTCGGGCAGGGTCTCCAGGGTGAAGCCGCCGCGGGCGACAAGCACGTCTTCCGCGGAATCCCGGGGGAGGACCGAGGCGATCTCGAGGCCGTCCCGGCAGCAGGAGGGAACGTCCTTGAGACTGTGGACGGCCCCGTCACCCTTTCCGCCGAGGAGGGCCTCCTCGATGCAGCCGGAGAAGGCGCCGCTCCCGCCGAAAGAACAGAGGGGGCTGACGGTGTCCCGGTCGCCCCGGGTGGACAGGGGAACGATTTCCACAGCCAGGCCCTTCTCCCGGAGAGGGAGGGCCATCCGTTCAGCCTGCAGCAGTGCGAGGGCGCTGCCCCTGGTAAGCAGTTTCATGGGAGGTTCTCCTTTTCTTCAGTCATGTCTTCGAGGCTTTGCCGGAGCAGATTCTTTAGGGCGGCCGACCCGGCGGGGTCGCCGCCTCCGCTTCCCGCGCCGACCACGAACCCTTTCCACCGGAACTGGGCCGCCAGGGCCCAGGAACCGGATTCCGGGGCGCCGCAGCAGTTGAGCATGCATCCCGTACCCTCCGCCAGGGGAAGGACGTCAGCCGTCTCTTCCGGCGGCAGGGCCAGCAGGGCGAGGCGGTGCTCCGAAAAATCCCTCCGTTCCGCCGTCCGGCGCTCCCACCGGATGGATCCCTCCGCGGCGAGGGCCTGCAGTTCCGGTACCGCTTCAGGAGAGACGAGGTCCACGGAGGCTCCCCCGTCCAGGAGGGTGCGGATCTTCCGGAGTCCCACGGGGCCTCCTCCGACCGCGAGGATGGGGCCCGAGGCCGGTGAGAGGCAGATCATGAGGGAGAAGCTTACGGGCCGGGGGTCAGTCATCGCCGGGCTCCTCCATGTCGCCGGAGAGAATTTTCCAGAGCCTCCGGGCGTGGGGGTCCGATTCGGCGAAGGCGGGGGAGAGGAGGGCCTTCACCACGCTCCACCCCATGCGGCGGAGGGATTCCCGGTCCGCGCCTGTCTTCCGGGCCGTGAGCTCCGTCCGTTCCTCCACGATGCGCTCAGCCCGGAGCAGGACGAGGCGCTTGTAGGTCTCCGCCGAGAGGGAGGTGAGTTCCGCGCAGACGGATCGGGCAGCCTCGGCCGCCTCGCTCTCGAGCCGGCGAAGCTTTGTGCGGTATTCGGCCGTAATCTTTGCCGCCTCCACGGCGAGATCGTCCATGGCCAGGAGGAACGGGGAGGCTGCTGCACTCCGCTCCACCTGGGGAGGGGAGCCGAGGTCGAAAATCCTCTGCCCCTCCCGCCTTTCGGCAAGAGAGAAGAGGGGTTCCGGGGCTCCCGTGCAGAAGAAGAGGGCGCCGAAGGCCGCCGCCTGCCCCCGCCATTCCTCCCAGGGAAGAAAGGACACCCCCAGGGAGTCCGCCAGGGCTTGCCCCCGCCCGGGGGAACGGTTGGTCACCGCCAGGGGAACGGCGAGCCCGGCGAGGACCCGGGCCGTTTCCTCCCCCATCTCCCCGGCTCCCACCACGAGGGAGGAAACGGAAGGGAAGGAAGGGTGATCCCGGAGCTTTTCCGCCATGAGCCGGGGCACGGAGGGTTCCCGGCCGGGGTGGTAGCAGGTCCGCAGCAGCTTCGCCATCCGGAGGCAGCCCTGGAAGAGGCGGTGGAGCCAGGGCCCGCAGAGGTCGCCCGCTCCCCCGTAGCTCTCCCGGACCTGCCCCACGATGGAGGACTCGCCGCAGGCCATACTCTCCAGGCCGAGGAGCACCCGGAGGAGGTGGAGCACCGCCTCCTCGCCGGAGAGGGTCCGGACCCGGGGGTGGAGTATCTCCTCCGGCACGGTGCCGCCCGGGGGCAGGCGGAGGTAGATTTCCGTCCGGTTGCAGGTGGATACGGGGACCGCCTCGAGGATCCGCCCGTCCTCCCTGAGCGCCGGGAGGGACAGCCATGCCCTTTTCGCCCCGTCCCGCTCGGCGGTGGAGGCGGCCGTGTAGTCCAGGGAGAGGCAGAGAAGACTCTTCATGAGTCCGACCCCCGTTCCCCGGCCCGCTCGGCCCGGTAGCCCCTGCGGTCCAGCAGGAGGTCTCCCACGCACTCCACCGACGACCCGGGAAGAAGCAGGAGGGTGCGCATGTCCACGCCGTCCGCCGACAGGTCTTCCAGGGGGAGCCTCCGGACCGAGGCACCGGGCCGTCCGGCGTCCCTGACGAGGTGGACTTCCCCATAGCCGGCGGCGCCGAAGATCTGCCGCACCGCCGCCAGCTTTTCCTCCAGGTCCCGCTTCACCGGGTTGTACAGGGCGGCGGTGAGGCCCGACCGGGCGGCGCCCTCCAGGGCCTGGCGGACGTTCTCCCATGGCTGGAGGTAGTCGGACAGGGAGAGGAGCACCAGGCCGTTCACGTAGGGGGCCCCGGTCATCAGGCCTGCGGCCTGGGCCGCGGTAACCCCCGGGACCACCGATGCGGGGACGCGGCCCCGGGCCGTGCGGAGGGCGAGGGCCGCGAGGCCGAAGAGCACCGGGTCGCCCCCGGAGAGGAGAACCACCCTGTTCCCCTCTTCGGCGAGGGAGACGGCCCGCTCAACCCGCTTCTCCTCCTCCCCCATGGAGTAGGTCTCCACGGTCTTCCCGCGGAGCCAGGCAGGGGGAAGAAGGTCCGCGTAGAGGCGGTATCCCACCACGGCGTCGGCCTCCCCGAGGGCCTGCCGTCCCTCGAGGGTGAGGTACTTCCCGTCCCCGGGGCCTGTGCCGAGGACGGTGAGCTTTCCGCCTTCCCTCCGCGAAAGGAGGGAGAAGGCAGCGGTGACGCCGCAGGATGCGGTCCGCCTGCCGAGGAGACGGCCCGCCGAGGCGGCGCAGGGCTCCGCCACTCCGGGAAGGCCGAGATGGCGGGAGGCCGCCGAGGGGGTGAAGTCCCCGTCCAGGGAGAGGAGTTCCTTCCGGTCCACCACGACCAGGGGGATTCCCAGTTTTCCGGCCAGGGCCGCGAGGCCCGGCTCGTCCCGCTTCTCCTCCACGGTGCGTATCTCCGTCAGGCTTTCGGCGAGGAGCCCCTCAGCCTCCAGGGCCAAAAAGAGTACCCTTCTGAGGGTATCCGCATCCGTACCTCTCCGGCAGCCCATGCCGGCGGCGACGCACCGGGGAACGAGCTGGACCTGCCGGGGGGCGAAGTCCCTTCGATAGGGGGAGAGAATGACCGAGGCCTCGCCGGAAGACGGGACGGGGCGGTATTCCTCCGGCAGGGGAGGCAGGAAAGCGGGCACGTCGGTCCACCATGAGAGAATGCCCTCCTCAAGAAGGGCCCGGTTCACCGCGGGAAGGGCCTCTTTGCCAAGGAGCTTCCAGCCCCGCCTGGAGGCCAGGAGGTCCGGGGCGGTGAGACCGGCCCGGTCGCTGCTGGTGGTGAGCAGGAGGGAGGCGCCGATCCTGCCCGCAAGCTGTTCCGCGTAGTCCCTT
The window above is part of the Aminivibrio pyruvatiphilus genome. Proteins encoded here:
- a CDS encoding FecCD family ABC transporter permease, which translates into the protein MAPGTPGRRLFFAGLLLLLAGAALWRLLAGDMPLSPMAVADILFSPSPAASPQEILVVRSVRLPRLLASLGAGASLAVSGAVLQGVLGNPLAEPYTLGIAAGAAFGASLAISLGGIWVSGAAFAGALAALGLALLLSRLSGRGSQLSMVLSGIVVSSVLSAGVTLFKALADERVSAIVLWLMGSFSGASMKEARAVCAGAALLFGAALWWGRDLDAISLGESRAVFLGVEEGKIKTVLLVLASLATALTAASFGIIGFVGLVGPHLVRQVLGPSHRPLLAASFLGGAVLLAGADGLARSLGELPVGVITALAGGPVFCWILVRERGKGA
- a CDS encoding ABC transporter ATP-binding protein, translating into MTGVSVRDLSAGYGGRTVLREISGDFPRGALTFLLGPNGSGKSTLLRALGGALSHGGTVTLCGRDGASLSSRERGRLVGVVTQSPSLNFPFTVEEVISMGRLPHRKIFGSSDVRGREAVRRAAEAMELVDLLDRPLTTLSGGERQRAMIAQAIAQEPEIFLLDEPSSALDPKHTLGLFRFLRRAAAEGKTVAAAVHDINLAAEFGDCVWILGENGLAASGRVKDVLTGEVLSSVYGVSFAPLWRGAGEGERVLWRAV
- a CDS encoding ABC transporter substrate-binding protein — translated: MAGRLTLPAVFLLLLAACLPVSGEIRISDDSGRTVVLEHAARRVVSLYAGHSENLLALGAGNAIAGVSAADDPALFPGVPVLPMRADGERILALRPDLVLLRPQGEAAAEGVIRLLERGGVPVASLSPPTWETMEAYLVRLGALVGAADPARPWREAVSALERTVPAGKRPRVFLESSSRGLMTCSPSSWAARVIALAGGENAASDAVPLRSGSPLAPWGEERLLALAGEGIDVYLVQVGAMNPVMERDILERPWISGLGNARIVLVPEELVSRPSLLRLEDGVEWLRNVLYPEGGKRP
- a CDS encoding precorrin-2 C(20)-methyltransferase, translating into MKFWGVGLGPGDPELVTLKALRILREAGAVFVPLSGKGRESVAGAILGAHLGRETIPLHFPMVRDDARRDALLREELRRTRPLWEGAASLALPVIGDSALYATVAYLYDLLKEEIPELALGLVPGISAHSLASSRAGRFLALGDESLSVIPGTAPAERVRAMLAASDGAAIYKPSALGGELRSVVESTGPWKTILRVDRAGMEDERIFEGDSALDPSGEYLSVVELLRRR
- the hemL gene encoding glutamate-1-semialdehyde 2,1-aminomutase, which gives rise to MATSAEWFTRAKESLAGGVNSPVRCWRGVGGDPLFFFRGEGPYLYSVEGKRYTDYVGSWGPLILGHGHPEVVEAVCRAASDSTSFGACCPAEVELAEEVKGVFPSMELLRFVSSGTEAVMTALRVARGFTGRDLVVKFEGCYHGHSDSMLVNAGSGALTLGNPDSGGVPASVASATVVVPFNDGEKVAEAFRLFSGRIAAVIVEPWAGNMGLVPPCEGFLPFLREITEKHGALLVFDEVITGFRVSEGGAQQRAGIVPDLTCLGKIIGGGLPVGAVGGRREVMEVLAPLGPVYQAGTLSGNPLAMASGLATLGALKREGVYERLEETAVQLADGLKDAASHAGVPLSVSRFGSVLGLFFAPRLPRNLGEVKGTDGAKYPPFFHGMEERGQYFAPSPFEAAFVSLAHGREVVEETLAAAREVFTSL
- the hemB gene encoding porphobilinogen synthase; protein product: MNGMVNGTTNRMRRLREHPVLAEMVREVSLEPRQMILPLFTVPGTGVRTPVSSLHGVDHISPDRLHEAVDAALEAGIRSFLLFGLPSRKDARGTSAWAEDQPVQQGLRRLKERYGREIHLTTDVCMCEYTDHGHCGLLKEDGAVDNDPTVLELGRIALSHARAGADMVAPSAMMDGQVAALRRALDNGGFSSLPVMSYSSKFSSAFYGPFRDAAGSAPSFGDRRSYQMASTNWKEALRESLLDEEEGADILMVKPSLLYLDILSRLRESTLLPLACYLVSGEYMMLRHAAAAGSLDGPRGLLEAHLALRRAGADILITYAAVEVARMVTGR
- the cobA gene encoding uroporphyrinogen-III C-methyltransferase; the protein is MTVHLVGAGCAGPRWITLEALDLLRRADAVVYDSLIHPDLLQLAPRTCEFHAAGKRKGRASLKQPEINALLTELGKAKETVVRLKGGDPFVFGRGGEEALALEKEGIPWTYTPGITAAIGGLGRAGIPPTHRGLADSLTLATGHSEQNGAPRENLWKAVAEGGGTLAVYMGASSWGNLARFLEANGMAPETPCAAVTRGGWGCASTVRFPLSCSPSALRGPAVVTAGGTAGLALSPDRGPLAELKVAVVRPAPESWDTARFLESLGADGFSLPLLAEEELPFPGEEDLLAGADWIVLTSPRGAALLSGRTDLRTLRGKIASIGPGTTAALARTGLRADGEARPSTSEALASLLAGRVQPGERVVFFRNEAGSPLPEDAVRARGAAVVNIPAYRMVPGRPPGWDSYESLWEETGLDAVVFGSAALVRAWNTSGLSMPEGAVPVGWGTPCAAAAEGLLGLKALVMAEPTLESLAALLADLKKRKPTEEKE
- the hemC gene encoding hydroxymethylbilane synthase, encoding MKLLTRGSALALLQAERMALPLREKGLAVEIVPLSTRGDRDTVSPLCSFGGSGAFSGCIEEALLGGKGDGAVHSLKDVPSCCRDGLEIASVLPRDSAEDVLVARGGFTLETLPEGAVVGTSSPRRKAQLLRVRPGLAVREIRGNLSTRLKKLEDGLYDALVLAAAGLERMGIRPPGAESLPFLPAPCQGIIALEAPLNSPLFSLGRSVAHRETFLCSVAERSLLKTLGVGCHVPFAALARMEGRILVLKAEILDPLGRESVRLSCSCPVTSEEDAVRAGAALGERFRETPPAVRLFAESLAQAEGRP
- a CDS encoding precorrin-2 dehydrogenase/sirohydrochlorin ferrochelatase family protein — protein: MTDPRPVSFSLMICLSPASGPILAVGGGPVGLRKIRTLLDGGASVDLVSPEAVPELQALAAEGSIRWERRTAERRDFSEHRLALLALPPEETADVLPLAEGTGCMLNCCGAPESGSWALAAQFRWKGFVVGAGSGGGDPAGSAALKNLLRQSLEDMTEEKENLP